A genomic stretch from Enterobacteriaceae endosymbiont of Donacia dentata includes:
- the rplY gene encoding 50S ribosomal protein L25 has translation MNNIHFFNRINTGKKFSRKLRINNKFPAIIYGKKMKEIPIIINNSEIININFKNFFSKKFKLINEKNEIFKVKIIDIQYHPYKTTKIYHIDFLFI, from the coding sequence ATGAATAATATTCACTTTTTTAATAGAATAAATACAGGAAAAAAATTTAGTAGAAAATTACGAATTAATAATAAGTTTCCAGCTATTATTTATGGTAAAAAAATGAAAGAAATACCAATTATTATTAATAATAGCGAAATAATAAATATTAATTTTAAAAATTTTTTTTCAAAAAAATTTAAATTAATAAATGAAAAGAATGAAATTTTTAAAGTAAAAATTATAGATATTCAATATCACCCTTATAAAACTACTAAAATTTATCACATAGATTTTTTATTTATTTAA
- the erpA gene encoding iron-sulfur cluster insertion protein ErpA — protein MKSKLINKSIIVTKRALKKIKKLYCNNKNVNFRIFIIGGGCSGFKYDFMLDKKIKKNDIITNTLGVNIVIDKISIQYLYGSVIDYIENIEESKFIIKNLRMKNTCSCGSSFDI, from the coding sequence ATGAAAAGTAAATTAATTAATAAATCGATAATTGTAACTAAAAGAGCTTTAAAAAAAATAAAAAAATTATATTGTAATAATAAAAATGTTAATTTTAGAATATTTATTATAGGTGGAGGATGTAGTGGATTTAAATATGATTTTATGTTAGATAAAAAAATAAAAAAAAATGATATTATTACAAATACATTAGGAGTAAATATTGTAATAGATAAAATAAGTATTCAATATTTATATGGAAGTGTAATTGATTATATTGAAAATATTGAAGAATCTAAATTTATTATTAAGAATTTACGTATGAAAAATACATGTAGTTGTGGTTCTTCATTTGATATTTAA
- the pta gene encoding phosphate acetyltransferase — protein sequence MSIPLNIDEHFFTSINLGLLNNIQNKNLKCTFFKPISQIEKYNFNHTNSILKKYYPNIKLINSLKINDINLLNNTIKYNSIINDIIKKYFQNINNTDIFFIEGMHSIYIEQLLFKLNCDIANIFNIEIIFITSIFVKYETLEEIKSKINILFKNNLFNYNIKKISFFIKEVYDKQNHNPFFYNLNIFKENKLKNKKIIHNTLISLNDNTVCIPWLKNFIFGINLKYICNYLKCNTINIVYNRIKYILFFNKFFFIKKNFFTKSLVIISINDIESIKKIYSIISKNIVCNSILFTDTISANNTNYFFLKIIKFAKIKKITILYIKNNIYDVYSKLQNIYKYSFPVYDHKLIFNIIKYISPYIPENFFLKKYKNYKFYISPYIFKYNLIEQASKLKKTILLPEGDEIRILQAASICSQKNIANCVLLGKKNKIYKIAKIYNLNLTNIDIIDPDLIRDNYIEKLMYIRKHKLLNEVKAIQLLKDNMVLSAMMLKQKEVDGIVSGANTTTANTIKPALQIIKNLPRFSIISSIFIMLLSKNILIYGDCAINPNPNYKQLAEIAIQSWETSKIFNINSPKIAMISYATGNSSKGIEVEKVRRATKLVKNKFPTLMIDGPLQYDAAVIEKIGKHKAPYSLVAGNANIIIFPDLNTGNTTYKAVQKTSDIVSIGPILQGINQPINDLSRGSSVEDIIYTIAATVIQTKLKNKT from the coding sequence ATGTCTATACCCCTAAATATAGATGAACATTTTTTTACTAGTATAAACTTAGGGTTATTAAATAATATACAAAATAAAAACTTAAAATGTACATTTTTTAAACCAATCTCTCAAATAGAAAAATATAATTTTAACCATACTAATTCTATTTTAAAAAAATATTATCCTAATATTAAACTAATAAATTCTTTAAAAATAAATGATATAAATTTATTAAATAATACTATTAAATATAATAGTATTATCAATGATATAATTAAAAAATATTTTCAAAATATAAATAATACAGATATTTTTTTTATAGAAGGTATGCATTCTATATATATAGAACAATTATTATTTAAATTAAATTGTGATATAGCAAATATTTTTAATATAGAAATAATATTTATTACATCTATATTTGTAAAATATGAGACTTTAGAAGAAATTAAATCTAAAATTAATATTTTATTTAAAAATAATTTATTTAATTACAATATAAAAAAAATTTCTTTTTTTATTAAAGAAGTATATGATAAACAAAATCATAATCCTTTTTTTTATAATTTAAATATATTTAAGGAAAATAAATTAAAAAATAAAAAAATTATTCATAATACATTAATATCATTAAATGACAATACAGTATGTATTCCATGGTTAAAAAATTTTATATTTGGAATTAATTTAAAATATATTTGTAATTATTTAAAATGTAATACAATTAATATTGTATATAATAGAATTAAATATATCTTATTTTTTAATAAATTTTTTTTTATAAAAAAAAATTTTTTTACTAAATCTTTAGTTATCATTTCTATAAATGATATAGAAAGTATAAAAAAAATATATAGTATAATATCTAAAAATATTGTTTGTAATAGTATATTATTTACTGATACTATATCAGCTAATAATACTAATTATTTTTTTTTAAAAATTATAAAATTTGCTAAAATTAAAAAAATAACTATTTTATATATAAAAAATAATATCTATGATGTATATTCAAAATTACAAAATATTTACAAATATTCTTTTCCTGTATATGATCATAAACTAATATTTAATATTATTAAATATATCTCACCATATATTCCAGAAAATTTTTTTTTAAAAAAATATAAAAATTATAAATTTTATATTTCTCCATATATTTTTAAATATAATTTAATAGAGCAAGCAAGTAAATTAAAAAAAACTATTTTATTACCAGAAGGTGATGAAATACGTATTCTTCAAGCTGCTTCAATATGTTCTCAAAAAAATATTGCTAATTGTGTTCTTTTAGGTAAAAAAAATAAAATTTATAAAATAGCTAAAATATATAATCTAAATTTAACTAATATTGATATTATTGATCCTGATCTTATTAGGGATAATTATATAGAAAAACTAATGTATATAAGAAAACATAAATTACTAAATGAGGTGAAAGCAATACAATTATTAAAAGATAATATGGTTTTATCTGCTATGATGTTAAAACAAAAAGAAGTTGATGGTATAGTTTCTGGAGCTAATACTACAACTGCTAATACTATTAAACCTGCATTACAAATTATTAAAAATTTACCAAGATTTTCTATAATTTCATCAATATTTATAATGTTATTATCTAAAAATATATTAATATATGGTGATTGTGCTATTAATCCTAATCCTAATTATAAACAATTAGCAGAAATTGCAATACAATCTTGGGAAACTAGTAAAATATTTAATATAAATTCTCCTAAAATAGCAATGATTTCATATGCTACAGGTAATTCTAGTAAAGGTATAGAAGTAGAAAAAGTACGTAGAGCAACTAAGCTAGTAAAAAATAAATTTCCTACATTAATGATAGATGGTCCATTACAATATGATGCTGCTGTAATAGAAAAAATTGGCAAACATAAAGCACCATATTCTTTAGTTGCTGGTAATGCTAATATTATTATTTTCCCAGATCTTAATACTGGAAATACTACTTATAAAGCTGTACAAAAAACATCTGATATTGTTTCTATAGGACCTATATTACAAGGTATTAACCAGCCAATTAATGATTTATCAAGAGGTTCTTCAGTAGAAGACATAATCTACACAATAGCAGCAACAGTTATACAAACTAAATTAAAAAATAAAACATAA
- the pfkA gene encoding 6-phosphofructokinase: protein MIQKIGVLTSGGDSPGMNAAIRGVVRTAIGNNIEVFGICNGYLGLYNNNIIKLNRHSVSDIINRGGTFLGSARFPKFKDKKIRSIAINNMKKHGINALVVIGGDGTYMGAKLLTEMGFPCIGIPGTIDNDVVGTDYSIGYFTALETIVQAIDRLRDTSTSHQRISIVEIMGRKCGDLTLSAAIAGGCEFIVLPEINYNKNDLVKEIKLGIARGKKHAIVLITEFICDINKLAKYIETKIKRETRTTVLGHIQRGGSPVAFDRILASRMGNYSVELLFKGYGGRCVGVQNDKMVHHDIIDAILNMKKVFKKDLLDTAKKLF, encoded by the coding sequence ATGATTCAGAAAATTGGTGTTCTTACTAGCGGAGGAGATTCTCCAGGAATGAATGCTGCTATAAGAGGTGTTGTTAGAACAGCAATAGGAAATAATATCGAAGTTTTTGGTATATGTAATGGTTACTTAGGTTTATATAACAATAATATCATAAAATTAAATAGACATAGTGTTTCTGATATTATAAATAGAGGAGGAACTTTTTTAGGTTCAGCTCGTTTTCCTAAATTTAAAGATAAAAAAATACGTTCTATTGCTATAAATAATATGAAAAAACACGGTATCAATGCATTAGTTGTAATAGGAGGTGATGGAACATATATGGGAGCTAAATTATTAACAGAAATGGGATTTCCATGTATAGGAATTCCAGGTACTATTGATAATGATGTAGTAGGAACTGATTATAGTATAGGTTATTTTACAGCTTTAGAAACTATTGTACAAGCTATTGATAGATTAAGAGATACATCTACTTCACATCAAAGAATATCTATTGTAGAAATTATGGGAAGAAAATGTGGTGATTTAACTTTATCAGCAGCAATTGCTGGAGGTTGTGAATTTATTGTTTTACCAGAGATTAATTATAATAAAAATGATTTAGTAAAAGAAATAAAATTAGGTATAGCTAGAGGGAAAAAACATGCAATAGTATTGATTACAGAATTTATTTGTGATATTAATAAACTAGCTAAATATATTGAAACTAAAATTAAACGTGAAACTAGAACTACAGTTTTAGGACATATACAAAGAGGTGGTTCTCCAGTTGCATTTGATCGTATTTTAGCATCTCGTATGGGTAATTATTCTGTTGAATTATTATTTAAAGGTTATGGAGGTAGATGTGTAGGAGTACAAAATGATAAAATGGTTCACCATGATATTATTGATGCTATTTTAAATATGAAAAAAGTTTTTAAGAAAGATTTATTAGATACAGCTAAAAAATTATTTTAA
- the rpsT gene encoding 30S ribosomal protein S20, whose amino-acid sequence MANTKSSKKRILKSEKKRKYNMNYRSMLRTFIKKVNNAISNKNIKLSQKIFKITQSILDRQVQKGLIHKNKASRYKSKLYNKIMNIT is encoded by the coding sequence ATGGCAAATACAAAATCATCTAAAAAAAGAATTTTAAAATCTGAAAAAAAAAGAAAATATAATATGAATTATCGTTCTATGTTACGTACTTTTATTAAAAAAGTTAATAATGCTATATCTAATAAAAATATAAAATTATCTCAAAAAATATTTAAAATAACACAATCTATTTTAGATAGACAAGTACAAAAAGGATTAATCCACAAAAATAAAGCATCTCGTTATAAATCTAAATTATATAATAAAATTATGAATATTACTTAA
- the ileS gene encoding isoleucine--tRNA ligase, with protein MIRMKNQFDLNLPKTKFPMKANLVINELIILKQWEKDNLYKLILNSKKNKKKFILHDGPPYANGNIHIGHAFNKILKDIIIKSKNMDGYYTIFIPGWDCHGLPIEQKVEEILKNKKISKKQFRIECRNYALKQIIQQKKDFIRLGIIADWENPYLTMDFKTEANIIRTLGQMIKNEHIYKGEKPVYWCTKCLSSLAEAEVDYISKTSLTFYIKFKIINTEFLDKILNKEIKNFNISFLIWTTTPWTIPANKALALNPKIYYQFIKIDENIIIIAKNLVNIIMLKAKIKNWKIIGEIKGKNFIKNNIKAKNPINNNISYIINSNNVSEKSGTGIVHMAPNHGLEDYNICNKQNIKCLDKNIIDKKGFFIKNIHPKLDGKNIFFSEKIIKIILEKKNALFLSENYTHQYPYCWRHKIPIIYISTPQWFISMDQNNIRELTKKLIKKVKWIPDWGFNRMFNMLEKRPDWCISRQRTWGIPIPLFINKKTQKIHINSIKFIEKIACMVEKKGIQEWWDLDIKKFLGKDSIFYEKVTDILDVWFDSGSSYNVIIKKINELYKKQVDIYLEGTDQYRGWFISSLIISAAIDKISPYKGVISHGFTVDDKGKKMSKSLGNIIKPQNIVNILGSDILRLWVASTDYYNEVSISKNILQRITEIYRRIRNTARFLLSNLYDFIPEKDIIKEKQMLILDKWIIHKTKMVQEKIIYFYKNYNIQNVVQEIMQFCSIDLGSIYLDLIKDRQYTFKKKSIERLSCQTSLYMVIESLVRWISPILSFTAHEIWNYIPGLRKKYIFTEEWYSKLFYLSSKSLMNHDYWNDIFVFKNEINKIIEYARNKKIIKSSLEADIIVYVNHDIYKKLILLGKELRFLLLVSKIRYFKCIEKCSIKLIKKFKIIKSKYSKCKRCWYYTKNIFDDICDRCKLNTLGNGEKRLFI; from the coding sequence ATGATTAGAATGAAAAATCAATTTGATTTAAATTTACCAAAAACAAAATTTCCAATGAAAGCTAATTTGGTAATAAATGAGTTAATTATATTAAAACAATGGGAAAAAGATAATTTATATAAATTAATATTAAATAGTAAAAAAAATAAAAAAAAATTTATTTTGCATGATGGTCCTCCATATGCTAATGGAAATATTCATATTGGACATGCTTTTAATAAAATTTTAAAAGATATTATTATTAAATCTAAAAACATGGATGGATATTATACTATATTTATACCTGGATGGGATTGTCATGGATTACCTATAGAACAAAAAGTAGAAGAAATATTAAAAAATAAAAAAATTTCTAAAAAACAATTTCGAATTGAATGTAGGAATTATGCTTTAAAACAAATTATTCAACAAAAAAAAGATTTTATTAGATTAGGAATAATTGCTGATTGGGAAAATCCATATTTAACTATGGATTTTAAAACTGAAGCAAATATTATTCGTACTTTAGGACAAATGATAAAAAATGAACATATATATAAAGGAGAAAAACCTGTATATTGGTGTACAAAATGTCTTTCTTCCTTAGCTGAAGCTGAAGTTGATTATATTAGTAAAACATCACTAACTTTTTATATTAAATTTAAAATTATTAATACAGAATTTTTGGATAAAATTTTAAATAAAGAAATAAAAAATTTTAATATTTCATTTTTAATATGGACAACTACACCTTGGACTATACCAGCTAATAAAGCTCTTGCTTTAAATCCTAAAATTTATTATCAATTTATTAAAATTGATGAAAATATTATTATAATAGCAAAAAATCTAGTTAACATCATTATGTTAAAAGCTAAAATTAAAAATTGGAAAATTATAGGAGAAATAAAAGGTAAAAATTTTATTAAAAATAATATTAAAGCTAAAAATCCTATTAATAATAATATTTCGTATATAATTAATAGTAATAATGTTTCAGAAAAATCTGGAACAGGTATTGTACATATGGCTCCTAATCATGGATTAGAAGATTATAATATATGTAATAAACAAAATATAAAATGTTTAGATAAAAATATTATTGATAAAAAAGGATTTTTTATAAAAAATATACATCCTAAATTAGATGGAAAAAATATCTTTTTTTCAGAAAAAATAATTAAAATAATTTTAGAAAAAAAAAATGCATTATTTTTATCAGAAAATTATACACATCAATATCCATACTGCTGGCGTCATAAAATACCAATAATTTATATTTCTACACCACAATGGTTTATTAGTATGGATCAAAATAATATTAGAGAATTAACAAAAAAATTAATAAAAAAAGTAAAATGGATTCCTGATTGGGGATTTAATAGAATGTTTAATATGTTAGAAAAAAGACCTGATTGGTGTATATCTAGACAAAGAACTTGGGGTATTCCAATTCCTTTATTTATTAATAAAAAAACACAAAAAATACATATTAATTCTATAAAATTTATAGAAAAAATAGCATGTATGGTAGAAAAAAAAGGAATACAAGAATGGTGGGATTTAGATATTAAAAAATTTTTAGGTAAAGATTCTATTTTTTATGAAAAAGTGACTGATATTTTAGATGTTTGGTTTGATTCTGGATCTAGTTATAATGTTATTATAAAAAAAATAAATGAATTATATAAAAAACAAGTTGATATATATTTAGAAGGAACAGATCAATATAGAGGATGGTTTATTTCTTCTTTAATTATTTCTGCAGCTATAGATAAAATTTCTCCTTATAAAGGAGTTATTAGTCATGGATTTACCGTAGATGATAAAGGTAAAAAAATGTCTAAATCTTTAGGAAATATTATTAAACCACAAAATATAGTTAATATTTTAGGTAGTGATATTCTAAGATTATGGGTAGCATCTACAGATTATTATAATGAAGTAAGTATTTCTAAAAATATCTTACAAAGAATTACAGAAATCTATAGACGTATTCGTAATACAGCAAGATTTTTATTATCTAATTTATATGATTTTATACCTGAAAAAGATATAATAAAAGAGAAACAAATGTTAATTTTAGATAAATGGATTATTCATAAAACTAAAATGGTTCAAGAAAAAATTATTTATTTTTATAAAAATTATAACATACAAAATGTTGTTCAAGAAATTATGCAATTTTGTTCTATAGATTTAGGTTCTATATATTTAGATCTTATTAAAGATAGACAATATACATTTAAAAAAAAGAGTATAGAAAGATTAAGTTGTCAAACAAGTCTATATATGGTTATTGAATCATTAGTTAGATGGATATCTCCAATACTTTCTTTTACAGCACATGAAATTTGGAATTATATACCTGGATTAAGAAAAAAATATATTTTTACAGAAGAATGGTATTCTAAATTATTTTATTTATCATCAAAATCTTTAATGAATCATGATTATTGGAATGATATTTTTGTTTTTAAAAATGAAATAAATAAAATTATTGAATATGCTAGAAATAAAAAAATTATAAAAAGTTCTTTAGAAGCTGATATTATTGTATATGTAAATCATGATATTTATAAAAAATTAATTTTATTAGGGAAAGAATTACGTTTTTTATTACTAGTGTCTAAAATTAGGTATTTTAAATGTATAGAAAAATGTAGTATAAAATTAATAAAAAAATTTAAAATTATAAAATCTAAATATTCAAAATGTAAACGGTGTTGGTATTATACTAAAAATATTTTTGATGATATTTGTGATCGTTGTAAATTAAATACATTAGGAAATGGTGAAAAACGTTTATTTATTTGA
- the dapB gene encoding 4-hydroxy-tetrahydrodipicolinate reductase, with the protein MKNNQIRLAIAGINGRMGQSILKILNNEEQNNILLSCLLEKKTKLNLLNKILYKSNFIKIDYNIMNIINKFDVLIDFTNPYSTIKNINICKKYNKKIVIGTTGFNNEQKIIIKEISKKIAVVLSSNFSQGINILFKIIENITEIFCKNKQKDLDIDIIEKHHKNKVDLPSGTALSIKDIILHVLKKNNVTKKINFHSIRAADLYGEHNILFSFIGEQIELTHKASNRISFAKGAIQAAIWISNKQKGIYNMQDILEI; encoded by the coding sequence ATGAAAAATAATCAGATTCGTTTAGCAATAGCTGGTATTAATGGACGTATGGGACAAAGTATATTAAAAATTTTAAATAATGAAGAACAAAATAATATTTTATTAAGTTGTCTTTTAGAAAAAAAAACAAAATTAAATTTATTAAATAAAATTTTATATAAATCAAATTTTATAAAAATAGATTATAATATAATGAATATTATTAATAAATTTGATGTTTTAATAGATTTTACAAATCCATATTCTACAATAAAAAATATTAATATATGTAAAAAATATAATAAAAAAATTGTTATTGGAACAACTGGTTTTAATAATGAACAAAAAATAATAATAAAAGAAATATCAAAAAAAATAGCGGTTGTTTTATCTTCTAATTTTAGTCAGGGAATTAATATTTTATTTAAAATAATAGAAAATATAACTGAAATTTTTTGTAAAAATAAACAAAAAGATCTAGATATAGATATAATTGAAAAACATCATAAAAATAAAGTAGATTTACCATCTGGTACTGCATTATCTATAAAAGATATTATATTACATGTTTTAAAAAAAAATAATGTTACAAAAAAAATTAATTTTCATTCTATTAGAGCAGCTGATTTATATGGTGAACATAATATTTTATTTTCTTTTATAGGAGAACAAATAGAACTAACACATAAAGCATCAAATAGAATATCCTTTGCTAAAGGAGCTATACAAGCAGCTATTTGGATCAGTAATAAACAAAAAGGTATATATAATATGCAAGATATATTAGAAATATAG
- a CDS encoding acetate kinase, translating into MLKKLVFVINCGSSSLKFSIINPLKKEVLFYGLAEYFQNKDSYITWNTKNIKKKVKFNEKTNHKIVLNYLVEKVLKKNTLLFNNIIAVGHRIVHGGEKFTHSVIINQKVIKAIEKASIFAPLHNPIQLIGIKEIIKLLPKLKNKQVAVFDTAFHQTIPETSFLYALPIKFYKKYKIRRYGAHGTSHKYVSMIAAKMLNIPFKIFNCISCHLGNGSSVTVINNGKSIDTSMGLTPLEGLVMGTRCGNIDPAIIFYMNKQLSIKIDKIYKILTEKSGMLGLTNITSDFRYLEENYSKNPEIKKAIKIFIHYLSKYIASYSILIKKKINAIIFTGGIGENSILIREKTIEKLKILNIFLDKKLNNKMIHGKSGLINTINSIPILVIPTKEELMIAQDTFKIINN; encoded by the coding sequence ATGTTAAAAAAATTAGTATTTGTTATTAATTGTGGTAGTTCTTCTTTAAAATTCTCAATTATAAACCCTTTAAAAAAAGAAGTATTATTTTATGGTTTAGCTGAATATTTTCAAAATAAAGATTCTTATATTACATGGAATACTAAAAATATTAAAAAAAAAGTAAAATTTAATGAAAAAACTAATCATAAAATAGTATTGAATTATTTAGTAGAAAAAGTTTTAAAAAAAAATACATTATTATTTAATAATATAATAGCAGTGGGTCATCGTATAGTTCATGGAGGAGAAAAATTTACACATTCCGTAATAATTAATCAAAAAGTTATTAAAGCGATAGAAAAAGCATCAATTTTTGCTCCTTTACATAATCCTATTCAGTTAATAGGTATTAAAGAAATAATAAAACTTTTACCTAAATTAAAAAATAAGCAAGTTGCTGTATTTGACACAGCTTTTCATCAAACAATACCTGAAACATCATTTTTATATGCTTTACCCATAAAATTTTATAAAAAATATAAAATACGTCGTTATGGGGCTCACGGTACAAGTCATAAATATGTATCTATGATAGCTGCTAAAATGTTAAATATACCTTTTAAGATATTTAATTGTATTTCATGTCATTTAGGTAATGGGTCTTCTGTAACTGTTATAAATAATGGTAAAAGTATTGATACTTCTATGGGTTTAACTCCTTTAGAAGGTTTAGTAATGGGGACAAGATGTGGTAATATTGATCCTGCAATTATTTTTTATATGAATAAACAATTATCTATTAAGATAGATAAAATTTATAAAATTTTAACTGAAAAATCAGGTATGTTAGGTTTAACAAATATAACTAGTGATTTTAGATATCTTGAAGAAAATTATTCAAAAAATCCAGAAATAAAAAAAGCTATTAAAATATTTATACATTATTTATCTAAATATATAGCTTCTTATAGTATTCTAATAAAAAAAAAAATTAATGCAATTATTTTTACAGGAGGAATAGGAGAAAATAGTATTTTAATAAGAGAAAAAACAATAGAAAAATTAAAAATTTTAAATATTTTTCTTGATAAAAAATTAAATAATAAAATGATACATGGAAAATCTGGTTTAATTAATACTATTAATAGTATTCCAATACTAGTTATACCTACAAAGGAAGAACTTATGATTGCACAAGATACATTTAAAATTATTAATAACTAA
- a CDS encoding CvpA family protein: MIDYLFILIIILSSLFSFFRGLIKEILTILIWFISFYLSKKYLYHLFYIKNTVINNLYYKKIFLFLISFILSLSLGYIINNYVNKKIRYYNLNIFNKILGLFFGFCKGCFIILFFLYSLNNFDKNLYNDILIKQKPLVFIYFHNILQKHNYF; encoded by the coding sequence ATGATTGATTATTTATTTATATTAATAATAATATTATCTTCATTATTTAGTTTTTTTAGAGGTCTTATCAAAGAAATATTAACGATATTAATTTGGTTTATATCGTTTTATTTATCTAAAAAATATCTTTATCATTTATTTTATATAAAAAATACAGTAATTAATAATTTGTATTATAAAAAAATTTTTTTATTCCTTATATCATTTATATTATCTTTATCATTAGGATATATAATTAATAATTATGTAAATAAAAAAATAAGATATTATAATTTAAATATATTTAATAAAATATTAGGATTATTTTTTGGATTTTGTAAAGGATGTTTTATTATTTTATTTTTTTTATATTCTTTAAATAATTTTGATAAAAACTTATATAATGATATTTTAATTAAACAAAAACCATTAGTATTTATTTATTTTCATAACATTTTACAAAAACATAATTATTTTTAA
- the lspA gene encoding signal peptidase II, translated as MVKNVYLFDNFLKKINLLNIFNIIILVIIDIFSKNYIINNIKLHNCYYVKSYLNFIYLQNYGIILGLLKNNYFNNIFLIINIIVLIITFFYIKYKDNSLSYNFIISGLLGNIINRINYGFVIDFIDLHIYSYHLPIFNIADILIFIGIFILMINYYISQ; from the coding sequence ATGGTGAAAAACGTTTATTTATTTGATAATTTTCTTAAAAAAATTAATTTATTAAATATATTTAATATAATTATATTAGTTATAATAGATATTTTTAGTAAAAATTATATTATTAATAATATAAAATTACATAATTGTTATTATGTTAAATCTTATTTAAATTTTATTTATTTACAAAATTATGGAATAATTTTAGGTCTTTTAAAAAATAATTATTTTAACAATATTTTTTTAATAATAAATATTATTGTTTTAATTATAACTTTTTTTTATATAAAATATAAAGATAATTCATTATCTTATAATTTTATAATTAGTGGATTATTAGGTAATATAATCAATAGGATTAATTATGGTTTTGTAATAGATTTTATAGATTTACATATTTATAGTTACCATTTGCCAATTTTTAATATTGCAGATATTTTAATATTTATTGGTATATTTATTTTAATGATTAATTATTACATATCGCAATAA
- the gpmA gene encoding 2,3-diphosphoglycerate-dependent phosphoglycerate mutase, which produces MSNTKLVLLRHGQSEWNKKNLFTGWRDVKLSKEGKIEAIQAGKMLNNFNFKFDYAYTSVLKRAIYTLWFVLKELNQLWIPVKKTWRLNERHYGSLQGMNKKQILKKFGKEQVQKWRRSFTTKPPLLSIDDPKWERFDSKYVKLDDYQLPLSESLSTTLKRVIYIWENDISPKIINGERILIVAHGNSLRALIKYIENINDQDIVNLNIPTGSPIIFEFNNKLKFQKKYYLNDI; this is translated from the coding sequence ATGTCTAATACAAAATTAGTATTATTGCGTCATGGACAAAGTGAATGGAATAAAAAAAATTTATTTACTGGTTGGCGTGATGTTAAATTATCAAAAGAGGGAAAAATTGAAGCAATACAAGCAGGAAAAATGTTAAATAACTTTAATTTTAAATTTGATTATGCTTATACTTCTGTATTAAAAAGAGCAATATATACTTTATGGTTTGTTTTAAAAGAATTAAACCAATTATGGATTCCTGTAAAAAAAACATGGAGATTAAATGAAAGACATTATGGATCTTTACAAGGAATGAATAAAAAACAAATTTTAAAAAAATTTGGAAAAGAACAAGTTCAAAAATGGCGTCGTAGTTTTACTACTAAACCACCATTATTATCAATAGATGATCCTAAATGGGAAAGATTTGATTCTAAATATGTAAAATTAGATGATTATCAATTACCTTTATCAGAAAGTTTATCTACAACTTTAAAAAGAGTAATTTATATATGGGAAAATGACATATCACCTAAAATTATAAATGGAGAACGTATTCTTATTGTTGCACATGGAAACTCATTAAGAGCTTTAATTAAATATATAGAAAATATTAATGATCAAGATATTGTAAATTTAAATATACCTACTGGTAGTCCTATTATTTTCGAATTTAATAATAAATTAAAATTTCAAAAAAAATATTATTTAAATGATATATAA